The following proteins are encoded in a genomic region of Thermogemmatispora onikobensis:
- a CDS encoding RNA polymerase sigma factor produces MPIDVLERETTLSDEALVRRCKEELPQITSSFELLVARHMQRVYTLVYKIINNNEEAEDLTQEVFLKVYRALPRFDMQCAFTTWLYRIATNTALDALERTQRQRQQTIQISRARTRSQAPGEPGELNLSELPAPGPAPEELVLRRELRDCINRVLRRLDREQVRVLLLRDLEDMSYEELSQVLQARLSAVKMRVHRARLAFKELFGEFCGKIYQVLSSSSQKNRHQKREE; encoded by the coding sequence ATGCCTATCGATGTTTTGGAGCGAGAGACAACGCTCTCGGATGAGGCGCTGGTGCGGCGCTGCAAGGAGGAACTTCCCCAGATCACCAGCAGCTTTGAGCTGCTGGTCGCTCGTCATATGCAGCGCGTCTATACGCTTGTCTATAAGATCATCAACAACAATGAGGAAGCCGAGGACCTGACGCAGGAGGTCTTTCTCAAGGTCTATCGCGCGCTGCCGCGCTTCGACATGCAATGCGCCTTTACAACCTGGCTCTACCGCATCGCTACCAATACGGCGCTGGATGCCCTGGAGCGTACTCAGCGGCAGCGGCAGCAGACGATCCAGATCAGTCGCGCTCGCACTCGCTCGCAAGCCCCTGGCGAGCCAGGCGAGTTGAACCTCAGCGAGCTACCAGCGCCAGGGCCAGCGCCCGAGGAGCTGGTGCTGCGGCGCGAGCTGCGCGACTGTATCAACCGTGTGCTGCGCCGCCTGGATCGCGAGCAGGTGCGGGTTCTGCTGCTGCGCGATCTGGAGGATATGAGCTATGAGGAGCTGTCTCAGGTTCTACAGGCCAGGTTGAGCGCAGTGAAGATGCGCGTCCACCGCGCGCGTCTGGCTTTTAAGGAACTCTTCGGCGAATTCTGTGGAAAGATCTATCAGGTTCTATCTTCTTCATCTCAGAAGAATCGTCACCAAAAGCGAGAGGAGTAA
- a CDS encoding anti-sigma factor family protein, whose translation MNCEELSRLLPDLVEGTLPPALQAEAEAALPGCPECQRELELARQVRTLLNELQAQYAGLRLPPDFERRLLARIHTEQSSLELLDLSSQTLLQWLIDLLNLIGALLDPTTGALRLQTQPV comes from the coding sequence ATGAATTGTGAAGAGCTGTCGCGGTTGCTGCCGGACCTCGTGGAGGGGACCCTACCGCCAGCGTTGCAGGCTGAGGCTGAGGCAGCATTGCCTGGCTGCCCAGAATGCCAGCGAGAGCTAGAGCTGGCGCGTCAGGTGCGAACCTTGCTGAACGAGCTGCAGGCACAATACGCTGGCCTGCGCCTTCCTCCAGACTTCGAGCGGCGCCTGCTGGCTCGCATCCACACCGAGCAGAGCAGCCTGGAGTTGCTCGATCTCTCTTCTCAGACGCTGCTGCAGTGGCTGATCGATTTACTCAACTTGATTGGGGCCTTGCTCGATCCAACCACGGGCGCCCTGCGCCTGCAGACTCAACCCGTCTGA
- a CDS encoding mechanosensitive ion channel family protein — protein MSLQPLLQSLLSVGTSLLAFVPRLVNGLIVLLVGYLLSWLVRWLLRFLFRQMRLELLFERIGLRRSLAALGIRIPLSELLAQLVFFFLLLSFSIQAVELMGLTPVAALLQAVLLFLPRAISAALLLLLGSLLARLLGNTVTAVARNVNIAYAGALGRLIEYTVVAFLCVLALATLGVETTLLTTSLTIIVAAAGLAIALTFAFGTREVARHVIAGYYVRQQFRRGQRLTLGDYSGTLQTTSGAYTTLEIQAEDGSRRLLALPNALLLQGVTISEEPPPARTTTAETPGPGEAPAAGQAPSAPAGEQGTEPASGPGPGPGQS, from the coding sequence ATGAGCTTGCAACCGTTACTGCAGTCGCTGCTGAGTGTAGGCACCAGCCTGCTGGCCTTCGTTCCTCGCCTGGTGAACGGTCTCATTGTTTTGTTGGTCGGCTACCTGCTGAGCTGGCTGGTGCGCTGGCTCCTGCGCTTCCTGTTCCGCCAGATGCGCCTGGAATTGCTCTTTGAACGTATCGGGCTGAGGCGCTCGCTGGCAGCACTTGGCATCCGCATTCCTCTGAGCGAGCTGCTGGCCCAGCTGGTCTTTTTCTTTTTGTTGCTGAGCTTCTCGATCCAGGCCGTGGAGCTGATGGGGCTGACCCCGGTGGCGGCCCTCCTCCAGGCCGTTCTGCTCTTCTTGCCCCGGGCTATCAGCGCCGCCCTCTTGCTCTTGCTCGGCTCGCTCCTGGCTCGCTTGCTGGGGAATACAGTAACCGCGGTGGCCCGCAATGTGAATATCGCTTACGCTGGCGCGCTGGGCAGGTTGATCGAGTATACGGTGGTGGCCTTCCTGTGCGTGCTGGCTCTGGCGACTCTCGGTGTTGAGACGACGCTGCTGACGACGAGCCTGACCATCATTGTGGCCGCGGCGGGCCTGGCCATTGCACTGACCTTCGCCTTTGGAACGCGCGAGGTAGCTCGCCATGTGATCGCCGGCTACTATGTGCGCCAGCAGTTCCGACGCGGTCAGCGGCTGACACTGGGCGATTATAGCGGTACGCTGCAGACGACGAGCGGGGCCTATACGACGCTAGAGATCCAGGCCGAGGATGGCAGCCGTCGCCTGCTCGCTTTGCCCAATGCCTTGCTGCTGCAGGGAGTGACCATCAGCGAGGAGCCTCCTCCTGCCCGCACCACTACAGCGGAGACGCCAGGCCCGGGCGAGGCTCCGGCTGCAGGTCAGGCACCCTCTGCTCCCGCGGGTGAACAAGGCACCGAGCCAGCATCTGGGCCAGGGCCTGGCCCTGGCCAGAGCTGA
- a CDS encoding LLM class F420-dependent oxidoreductase yields MHFGVIVPQGWRLDLVAVPDPVEAYEAMTRVAREAETLGFRSVWLYDHFHTVPVPTQEVTFEAWMSTAALARDTQRVRIGQIVTCNSYRHPAVLAKMASTVDVLSHGRLILGIGAGWYEQEYRAYGYEFPSTAERLARLGEALQVLLAMWTQEEAYFEGRYYQVRGAINQPKGLQRPHIPILIGGSGEKVTLRLVALYGDACNLGGDVETVRHKLAVLRQHCEAVGRDYESIWRTVIIDECAIAESEAEAVAKLRPEQRANLEHLRRTQLIGTPETIRSRIAEYEALGIQELIIHFVDAATNLEGLRLFARTCLSV; encoded by the coding sequence ATGCACTTCGGGGTAATTGTCCCACAGGGTTGGCGCCTGGACCTGGTGGCTGTCCCTGATCCCGTGGAGGCCTATGAGGCGATGACCCGCGTCGCTCGTGAGGCGGAAACCCTCGGTTTTCGCTCGGTCTGGCTCTACGACCACTTTCATACAGTACCTGTTCCCACGCAAGAGGTGACCTTCGAAGCGTGGATGTCTACCGCCGCCCTGGCACGCGATACACAGCGCGTGCGTATCGGGCAGATCGTGACGTGCAATAGCTATCGCCATCCAGCCGTACTGGCCAAGATGGCCAGTACGGTCGATGTGCTGAGCCACGGTCGCTTGATCCTGGGGATCGGCGCCGGCTGGTATGAGCAGGAGTATCGCGCTTACGGTTACGAGTTCCCTTCCACTGCGGAGCGCCTGGCACGCCTGGGCGAGGCGCTCCAGGTATTGCTGGCTATGTGGACCCAGGAGGAGGCCTATTTCGAGGGCCGCTATTATCAGGTGCGCGGGGCCATTAATCAGCCCAAGGGCCTGCAGCGTCCGCATATCCCGATCTTGATCGGCGGCAGCGGCGAGAAGGTGACGCTGCGCCTGGTGGCCCTCTATGGCGATGCCTGCAATTTGGGCGGCGACGTCGAAACAGTTCGCCATAAGCTGGCGGTGCTGCGTCAACACTGCGAGGCCGTGGGCCGCGATTATGAGAGTATCTGGCGCACGGTGATTATCGATGAGTGCGCCATCGCTGAGAGTGAGGCGGAGGCGGTGGCCAAGTTGCGCCCCGAGCAGCGCGCTAATTTGGAGCACCTGCGCCGTACCCAACTGATCGGTACTCCGGAGACCATCCGCTCCCGTATCGCTGAATATGAGGCTTTGGGTATCCAGGAGTTGATTATTCATTTTGTTGATGCCGCCACCAATCTCGAAGGGCTGCGGCTCTTTGCCCGTACTTGCCTGTCCGTCTGA
- a CDS encoding zinc ribbon domain-containing protein yields MFCTHCGAVNVEEASCCQQCGQPLPAATPASTTTPPLAVASESEQTSSSSAGQEAANQADRKLASEATLSHQLQPPASHTSGIGISKPPAGSATTARSQMVSGPARTQPEWPLRTLVAHGIMPLRRDQASMVMLIGCAAGVVGFFLPWIQLDGFDPLLPAHFSISGPNFGLMTWLLLLALVLQAALAAGESWFLKNNPRLVVWLPALPLIIGSFVLAIAVYTLGIGFRLEGLLDLVRPPAGSMPTEAGPNIGIGPGTYLTLLGSLIVLGSGAYRLARLLLQARFPQ; encoded by the coding sequence ATGTTCTGTACTCACTGTGGCGCCGTTAATGTCGAGGAAGCCTCTTGCTGTCAGCAGTGTGGTCAGCCCTTGCCTGCCGCCACGCCAGCTTCAACCACTACTCCCCCCCTCGCTGTGGCCAGCGAGAGTGAGCAGACCTCATCATCGTCCGCCGGCCAGGAGGCAGCGAATCAGGCAGATCGGAAACTGGCCTCAGAGGCGACGCTCTCTCATCAGTTGCAGCCCCCTGCTTCGCACACGAGTGGCATTGGCATTTCCAAGCCGCCAGCCGGGTCTGCGACTACCGCCAGGAGCCAGATGGTCTCTGGTCCCGCTCGTACACAGCCGGAGTGGCCACTCAGGACTCTGGTTGCCCACGGCATCATGCCTTTGCGGCGAGATCAGGCGAGTATGGTGATGCTGATCGGCTGCGCTGCCGGCGTGGTGGGCTTCTTTTTGCCGTGGATTCAGCTGGATGGCTTTGATCCTCTCCTGCCAGCGCATTTCTCTATCAGCGGCCCCAATTTCGGGTTGATGACCTGGCTGCTGCTGCTGGCGCTGGTGTTGCAGGCTGCTCTGGCAGCAGGAGAGTCCTGGTTTCTGAAGAATAATCCGCGGCTGGTGGTCTGGCTACCGGCCCTTCCCTTGATCATTGGCTCATTCGTTCTGGCAATCGCAGTCTATACGCTCGGCATTGGCTTCCGCTTAGAGGGTTTGCTGGACCTGGTCAGGCCTCCTGCAGGGTCGATGCCAACTGAGGCGGGACCCAATATCGGAATCGGGCCAGGCACTTACCTGACGTTGCTCGGGAGCCTTATTGTGCTGGGGAGTGGCGCCTATCGCCTGGCTCGCTTACTGCTGCAGGCCCGTTTCCCGCAATAA
- a CDS encoding winged helix DNA-binding domain-containing protein translates to MTKPVLNRRQLNRATLARQWLLERVEVSPLEASEHLVGLQAQLPAPPFIGLWTRLRHFHHQELLHLLQQRKIVRATLMRATLHLVSAADYLRFRLALQPALTRSLQSFFRRGGDPAIQAAVVEEARSLLREGPATFAVLRQRLAERFPELEPAHIAYLVRMQLPLVQVPDQGAWGFSHNPHYATAFDWLREEGEPWPPEEGLRLLVRRYLAAFGPASLKDLQTWSGLGNLKPVLRSMRAELHLYRDEQGQELFDLPDQPLPPADMPAPVRFLPDFDNVLLAYARRERILPASYRQAVLLPPGRVLSTILVDGFVAGTWTIQRQHGHSKLLITPFATLSADQCDELLAEGERLLTFLSPEAEAERAEVEILKPP, encoded by the coding sequence ATGACCAAGCCTGTCCTGAATCGGCGTCAGCTCAATCGCGCCACGCTGGCCCGCCAGTGGCTCCTGGAGCGGGTTGAGGTGTCTCCGTTGGAGGCCAGTGAGCACCTGGTTGGCCTGCAGGCTCAGTTGCCTGCACCGCCGTTTATAGGACTCTGGACACGTCTGCGCCATTTTCATCATCAGGAGCTGCTTCATCTTCTTCAGCAGCGGAAGATCGTCCGCGCCACCCTGATGCGCGCCACTCTGCATCTGGTGAGCGCTGCCGACTATTTGCGCTTCCGTCTGGCTCTACAGCCGGCTCTCACTCGCTCGCTCCAGTCCTTCTTTCGTCGCGGAGGAGATCCTGCCATCCAGGCTGCTGTCGTGGAGGAGGCGCGAAGCCTGCTGCGGGAAGGTCCTGCTACCTTCGCAGTCCTCCGTCAGCGTCTGGCCGAGCGTTTTCCTGAGCTGGAGCCGGCCCACATCGCCTATCTCGTGCGCATGCAGCTTCCTCTGGTCCAGGTCCCCGATCAAGGTGCCTGGGGCTTCAGCCACAACCCGCACTATGCTACTGCCTTCGATTGGCTTCGTGAAGAAGGAGAGCCGTGGCCGCCCGAGGAGGGTCTACGCCTGCTGGTACGGCGCTACCTGGCGGCCTTTGGACCAGCCAGCCTCAAGGACCTGCAGACCTGGTCGGGCCTGGGCAACCTGAAGCCGGTTCTGCGCTCAATGCGCGCTGAGCTGCACCTCTATCGCGATGAGCAAGGTCAAGAGCTATTTGATCTCCCTGATCAACCTTTGCCACCGGCAGACATGCCTGCGCCGGTGCGCTTTCTCCCCGACTTCGACAACGTGCTCCTTGCCTATGCCAGGCGCGAGCGTATCCTACCAGCCAGCTACCGTCAAGCTGTCCTGCTGCCACCTGGGCGCGTGCTGTCAACCATTCTTGTCGACGGCTTCGTTGCCGGCACCTGGACCATCCAGCGACAGCACGGGCACAGCAAGCTCCTCATCACGCCCTTCGCCACGCTATCGGCGGACCAGTGCGATGAACTCCTCGCCGAAGGGGAGCGCCTGCTGACCTTTCTCTCCCCTGAAGCTGAGGCTGAGCGGGCTGAGGTAGAGATCCTGAAGCCTCCCTGA
- a CDS encoding DUF190 domain-containing protein gives MRPEKAHVLTIYLGESDQWHGQPLYVAMLQLLREEGCAGATAMRAIAGYGASARLHASQGLRWSSDASIVIQVIDQPARIERLLPRLSAMLRGGLITLHETEVVHVTPPLLAGLPARRPVRQAMVTGLITVEPETPLAQVLALLLRAPFRALPVVDRERHLLGLITTGDLIRSGALPLRRGLVRTALALDEATAQQMRTPLTQAEQSARTAADVMNRQVRTVRPEQSLREAARLMVETGLRRLPVVDRDQHLVGMLSRTDLLRAAATSPLASEAEERESAPTGGVTRQANSSAASAPVRDYLRSEVATVHEDAPLTEVFEALLQSPLKRVVVIDDGQHVRGIISDVDLLASLQEELRPRLLSWLSGLARGREQHVSGASTSLGPQLHRAGRAGEVMNRTVVTVPATATVSEAIALMMRTGRKVLPVVDDDGHLAGIVGRSDLLRVLLEDGDDASY, from the coding sequence GTGCGTCCTGAAAAAGCCCACGTTCTTACCATTTACCTCGGCGAATCGGATCAATGGCACGGGCAGCCGCTCTACGTCGCCATGCTGCAGTTGCTACGCGAGGAGGGCTGCGCTGGGGCCACAGCCATGCGGGCGATAGCTGGCTACGGTGCAAGCGCGCGACTGCATGCGAGTCAGGGACTACGCTGGTCTTCGGATGCGAGCATCGTCATCCAGGTCATCGATCAACCAGCGCGCATCGAGCGTCTGCTCCCGCGCCTGAGCGCCATGCTGCGCGGCGGTCTGATCACCCTGCACGAGACCGAGGTGGTTCATGTAACACCTCCCCTGCTCGCGGGCTTGCCGGCTCGTCGTCCGGTGCGTCAGGCGATGGTCACCGGTCTGATTACCGTCGAACCGGAAACGCCATTGGCCCAGGTGCTCGCGCTCTTATTGAGGGCGCCTTTCCGCGCTCTGCCAGTAGTCGACCGGGAGCGGCATCTCCTCGGCCTCATTACCACCGGCGACCTGATCAGGTCGGGTGCTCTGCCGCTGCGTCGCGGTTTGGTGCGCACGGCGCTCGCCCTCGACGAGGCAACTGCCCAGCAGATGCGTACCCCTTTGACGCAGGCCGAGCAGAGTGCGCGTACTGCAGCAGACGTCATGAATCGGCAGGTGCGTACGGTGCGCCCTGAGCAATCGCTGCGTGAGGCGGCTCGGCTCATGGTGGAGACAGGCTTGCGTCGCTTGCCGGTCGTAGACCGCGATCAGCACCTGGTTGGCATGCTTTCACGCACAGACCTGCTGCGCGCAGCGGCCACCAGTCCCCTGGCAAGCGAAGCCGAGGAGAGGGAGTCAGCGCCAACGGGCGGCGTTACGAGGCAGGCCAACAGCTCCGCCGCCTCGGCGCCGGTCAGGGACTATCTGCGCTCCGAGGTAGCTACCGTGCACGAGGATGCGCCGCTGACGGAGGTGTTTGAGGCCCTCCTGCAGTCGCCGCTGAAGCGCGTGGTGGTCATTGACGATGGGCAGCATGTTCGGGGGATCATCAGCGATGTCGATCTGCTGGCGAGCTTGCAGGAGGAGCTGCGTCCCCGTCTCTTGTCCTGGTTGAGCGGACTGGCACGGGGTCGGGAGCAGCACGTCTCTGGAGCCAGCACCTCTTTAGGCCCTCAGCTGCATCGCGCCGGGCGCGCGGGCGAAGTTATGAACCGCACAGTGGTGACCGTGCCTGCCACAGCGACGGTCTCAGAAGCGATTGCCCTGATGATGAGAACGGGCCGGAAGGTGTTGCCAGTGGTGGACGATGATGGGCACCTCGCTGGGATCGTTGGACGCTCTGATCTGTTGCGTGTCCTTCTGGAAGATGGTGATGATGCTTCATACTAA
- a CDS encoding DUF190 domain-containing protein has product MMLHTNGSGHGITQQQPLSRPGKRLRIFVGEAEEWQGRSLYRAILEAAQRHQIAGATVLRGIEGFGPDLHLASERLPDIADNLPLLIELVDSEEQIGRFLPVVQRMVSHGLITVTPVTMVSLSTWQEWPR; this is encoded by the coding sequence ATGATGCTTCATACTAACGGTTCTGGTCACGGAATAACTCAGCAGCAGCCGCTTTCCCGCCCTGGGAAACGGCTGCGGATCTTTGTGGGTGAGGCTGAGGAGTGGCAGGGCCGGTCTCTCTATCGAGCCATCCTGGAAGCAGCCCAGCGCCACCAGATAGCTGGGGCTACGGTCTTGCGCGGGATTGAGGGCTTCGGTCCAGATCTTCACCTGGCCAGCGAGCGCTTGCCCGATATTGCCGATAACCTGCCTTTGTTAATAGAGCTGGTTGACAGTGAGGAGCAGATAGGGCGCTTCCTGCCCGTGGTGCAGAGGATGGTGAGTCACGGTCTGATTACCGTGACGCCGGTGACGATGGTGTCCCTGTCAACCTGGCAGGAGTGGCCACGATGA
- the crcB gene encoding fluoride efflux transporter CrcB: protein MTLLAFGQLLATGLAGAFGALSRYVLGRFIAERVTTAFPLGTLVINLTGAFAIGLVFGLTTEHVLNAALQGVLATGFLGGYTTFSTMSWEGVELLRGGSSWLGLLYLAGSVLLGLLAAACGLALGRWL, encoded by the coding sequence ATGACGCTGCTGGCATTCGGGCAGTTGCTGGCCACAGGACTGGCGGGAGCTTTCGGCGCGTTGAGCCGTTATGTGCTCGGGCGCTTTATTGCGGAGCGGGTGACGACGGCCTTTCCGCTGGGAACGCTGGTGATCAATCTGACCGGGGCTTTCGCTATTGGGCTGGTGTTCGGGCTGACGACGGAACATGTGCTTAATGCGGCGCTCCAGGGCGTGCTGGCCACCGGCTTTCTGGGAGGCTACACGACCTTCAGTACGATGAGCTGGGAAGGGGTTGAGCTGCTGCGCGGTGGCAGTAGCTGGTTGGGCCTGCTCTACCTGGCCGGCAGTGTGCTGCTGGGCTTGCTGGCCGCGGCCTGTGGTCTGGCCCTGGGGAGGTGGCTCTAG
- the crcB gene encoding fluoride efflux transporter CrcB, producing MAQGLSARRRLGAVALGGFCGTLARASLSPLLQAWFGKSWPYDILLINLSGAFALALVTVLAEATFLIGPTRRLLMAVGFLGAYTTFSSLALGDVLLLAAGRWLAAVLYLLLSLGGGIAAVLLGTWLGERCLALRRWWHGRRARQSRPRTRSSPGRLSVAGQTQAGRATARTSAGPAAPPSTIQSNPGPRDEPS from the coding sequence GTGGCTCAGGGACTTTCGGCACGGCGGCGTCTGGGGGCGGTCGCCCTGGGCGGCTTCTGCGGGACGCTGGCGCGGGCTTCGCTCAGTCCCCTCTTGCAAGCCTGGTTTGGCAAGAGTTGGCCGTACGATATTTTGCTGATCAATCTCAGCGGTGCTTTTGCTCTGGCACTGGTCACGGTCCTGGCGGAGGCCACTTTTCTGATTGGGCCTACCCGCCGCCTGTTGATGGCGGTTGGCTTTTTGGGGGCTTATACGACTTTCAGCAGCCTGGCTCTGGGGGATGTCTTGCTTTTGGCCGCCGGGCGCTGGCTGGCGGCGGTGCTTTACCTGCTCCTGAGCCTGGGTGGTGGCATAGCGGCGGTGCTGCTCGGCACCTGGCTGGGAGAGCGCTGTCTGGCCCTGCGGCGTTGGTGGCACGGGCGCCGTGCGCGCCAATCACGGCCCCGGACCAGGTCCTCGCCGGGCCGGCTGTCGGTGGCCGGTCAGACGCAGGCTGGGCGGGCGACAGCCAGGACCTCAGCCGGTCCGGCTGCGCCGCCGTCAACGATCCAGTCCAACCCCGGCCCGCGGGACGAGCCTTCGTAA
- a CDS encoding copper resistance CopC/CopD family protein: MLLWWGALCVLVLGLAFGPGNAQAHALRPLHAQYDHSIPAANARLPSGQAPRQIRVWFTERIEPAFSELQVWNQQRQRVDLRDSRAVPGDPYALVVDLPPHLSDGAYTVLFHNVSAEDGHEVTGSFSFVVGAGPLSPNTDALLNQFAPTSANLTLWSVGIRWLNILGLCALAGLPLSLLLIWRPTVIRIRKEVGPELAAAEQLMQRLSKIYLLAILLALSLGWLAFWCYQGWIFSGLPPWQLLSNGGMLGEIVRSRFGTLWLARLGPLLLVWGCWIVLLRRRYGWWRSWPLKGLLPLAGLLMLTEILNSHAAASRQALLLLPLNLLHLAASAIWIGPLLGLMILLPPALGKLRPGTGDRTRLLAGLIGRFTRLAIPAVLLLALASGLEALLLLPSPAALFGSDYGRALLGKTLAFALLLLLGGLNGLFIGPRLRRLARQPDRERGAASLAAGRLQRLFVRALRWEGTLAVLLLIVVGVLTSLSPPVASVTAGSGSSQGPALYQGHMGDLNYSFIINPGQVGTNTFAVDLRDSTGRPLRLGPNDSLILRCTMTDMTMGIQEIPLRPIAGQPGRYRAVASVISMSGHWQLTLIVRRLGFDDVSATFNLTIAAPGRS; the protein is encoded by the coding sequence TTGCTCTTGTGGTGGGGAGCGCTCTGCGTACTGGTCCTGGGCCTGGCCTTTGGGCCGGGTAACGCCCAGGCACATGCCCTGCGCCCTCTGCATGCCCAGTATGATCACAGCATTCCAGCCGCCAATGCCCGCCTACCCAGTGGGCAGGCCCCACGCCAGATCAGGGTCTGGTTTACGGAGCGTATCGAACCTGCCTTCAGCGAGCTGCAGGTCTGGAACCAGCAGCGGCAGCGTGTCGACCTCCGCGACAGCCGGGCAGTACCTGGTGATCCTTACGCTCTGGTCGTTGACCTCCCTCCACATCTATCCGACGGGGCCTATACCGTCCTCTTCCATAACGTCTCTGCCGAAGACGGTCACGAGGTCACAGGCAGCTTCAGCTTCGTTGTCGGGGCTGGCCCGCTGTCTCCCAATACCGATGCCCTGCTCAACCAGTTCGCTCCCACCAGTGCCAACCTTACTCTCTGGAGCGTGGGCATCCGCTGGCTCAATATCCTCGGCCTCTGTGCCCTGGCCGGTCTTCCTCTCTCGCTGCTCCTCATCTGGCGCCCTACCGTTATCCGAATCAGGAAAGAGGTCGGGCCAGAACTGGCGGCAGCTGAGCAGCTGATGCAGCGCCTCAGCAAGATCTACCTGCTGGCGATCCTGCTCGCCCTCAGCCTCGGCTGGCTGGCTTTCTGGTGCTATCAAGGCTGGATCTTCAGCGGCCTGCCTCCCTGGCAACTGCTCAGCAATGGGGGCATGCTCGGCGAGATCGTCCGCAGTCGTTTCGGCACCCTCTGGCTCGCCCGTCTGGGGCCGCTGCTGCTCGTCTGGGGCTGTTGGATCGTGCTGCTGCGCCGTCGGTATGGCTGGTGGCGCAGCTGGCCACTCAAAGGACTGCTACCGCTGGCCGGTCTGCTCATGCTCACCGAGATCCTCAACTCACACGCTGCTGCCAGCCGCCAGGCGCTGCTCTTGTTGCCGCTCAACCTGCTCCATCTGGCGGCAAGTGCCATCTGGATCGGCCCGCTACTGGGGCTGATGATCCTGCTGCCCCCGGCCCTGGGCAAGCTCAGACCAGGCACCGGAGACCGCACACGCCTGCTGGCTGGTCTGATCGGTCGCTTTACCCGGCTGGCGATACCAGCGGTGCTGTTGCTGGCTCTGGCTAGCGGACTGGAGGCTCTCTTGCTCCTGCCCTCGCCGGCGGCCCTCTTCGGCAGCGACTACGGGCGGGCTTTGCTGGGCAAGACGCTGGCTTTCGCCTTGCTTCTCCTGTTGGGGGGACTCAATGGTCTCTTCATCGGGCCTCGCCTGCGGCGTCTGGCTCGTCAGCCCGACCGTGAACGTGGGGCCGCCTCGCTGGCTGCCGGGCGTCTGCAGCGCCTCTTTGTACGCGCCCTACGCTGGGAAGGCACACTGGCCGTGCTACTCCTAATCGTCGTAGGCGTCCTGACCAGCCTCAGCCCGCCTGTGGCCAGCGTGACCGCTGGCTCTGGCTCCAGCCAGGGGCCTGCACTCTATCAGGGGCACATGGGCGACCTCAACTACAGCTTCATCATCAATCCTGGCCAGGTGGGTACCAACACGTTCGCCGTCGACCTGCGTGATAGCACAGGTCGCCCGCTCAGGCTCGGACCGAACGACAGCCTCATTCTGCGTTGCACCATGACCGATATGACGATGGGCATCCAGGAGATCCCTCTTCGTCCGATCGCGGGCCAACCGGGCCGCTACCGCGCTGTCGCCAGCGTCATCAGCATGAGTGGCCACTGGCAGCTCACGCTGATTGTCAGACGCCTCGGCTTCGACGACGTTAGCGCTACCTTCAATCTGACCATCGCGGCCCCAGGAAGATCCTGA
- a CDS encoding Zn-ribbon domain-containing OB-fold protein, with product MADSSRSSSEHPFPPPKPVPTPDEASRPFFAGARERQLMLQRCSACGRWLWPVKARCPECWSPALNWTPASGKGTLYSFALMHQLYHPAFASELPYIIAAIDLAEGVRITSTIVGCSPDELRIGMPLEVTFEQLSEEITLPKFRPAARPGGDSDQ from the coding sequence ATGGCCGACAGCAGCCGCTCTAGCTCAGAGCACCCCTTTCCCCCCCCGAAGCCCGTTCCCACCCCTGACGAGGCCTCGCGCCCCTTCTTCGCCGGGGCCAGAGAGCGACAGCTGATGCTGCAGCGCTGCAGCGCCTGTGGTCGCTGGCTCTGGCCGGTCAAGGCGCGCTGCCCCGAGTGCTGGAGTCCGGCCCTGAACTGGACGCCAGCCAGCGGCAAAGGCACCCTCTACAGCTTCGCCCTCATGCACCAGCTCTATCATCCCGCCTTCGCCAGCGAGCTGCCCTACATCATCGCCGCCATCGACCTGGCCGAGGGCGTGCGCATCACCAGCACCATCGTCGGCTGCTCGCCAGACGAGCTGCGCATCGGCATGCCTCTGGAGGTTACCTTTGAACAGCTCAGTGAGGAGATCACGCTTCCCAAGTTCCGGCCCGCTGCCAGACCGGGCGGGGACAGCGACCAGTGA